Proteins encoded in a region of the Drosophila sechellia strain sech25 chromosome 2L, ASM438219v1, whole genome shotgun sequence genome:
- the LOC6614732 gene encoding GTP-binding protein 10 homolog: MVQIFKFLLKSSKSTSRAHFRPTFLDTLRLAVRGGHGGNGLPKYGGVGGQGGCVYLVAKEGLTIRKVVQGLKDKRVAASSGEDSSKASIFGRRGVDQRIEVPVGVQVYDDQQKLIADLDEHEATCIVAGGGTGGCTANNFLGRPGENRTVNLDLKLIADVGLVGFPNAGKSTLLKAVSNAKPKIAAYPFTTIRPQIGTIEYRDLRSITVADLPGLIEGAHANFGMGHKFLKHIERTRLLVFMVDIFGFQLSPRHPHRDCLANVYALNKELELYDPSLLEKPSVLLLNKMDKEGAHEIFTKVKPLVSDLTSALEQCPEELRPKQVLKFDSIVPISAMNSSKITQVKSQLRRTLVRLAEKQFLADEDQVKEKLRQRVGLVGPKIT, translated from the exons ATGGTACAAATCTTTAAATTCCTGTTAAAATCCAGCAAATCT ACCAGTCGTGCCCACTTTCGACCCACTTTCCTGGACACACTGCGCCTGGCGGTTCGTGGAGGACATGGTGGAAATGGCCTGCCCAAATACGGAGGAGTCGGTGGCCAAGGCGGTTGCGTCTACTTGGTGGCAAAGGAAGGACTCACCATTCGCAAGGTCGTCCAGGGATTGAAGGATAAGCGAGTGGCAGCCTCCAGTGGCGAGGACAGCAGCAAAGCCAGCATCTTCGGACGCCGTGGAGTTGACCAAAGGATCGAGGTTCCTGTGGGCGTCCAGGTGTATGACGACCAACAGAAACTCATCGCCGACCTCGACGAGCACGAGGCGACGTGCATTGTGGCGGGCGGAGGTACTGGCGGATGCACGGCCAACAATTTTCTGGGACGTCCCGGGGAGAATCGCACTGTAAATCTGGACCTAAAGCTCATAGCAGATGTGGGTCTCGTGGGATTTCCCAACGCCGGCAAGAGCACCCTTCTAAAGGCCGTATCCAATGCCAAACCAAAAATTGCAGCCTATCCCT TTACCACCATCCGACCCCAGATTGGAACCATCGAGTACAGGGACCTGCGCTCCATCACAGTTGCCGATCTTCCCGGTCTCATCGAGGGCGCCCACGCAAACTTCGGCATGGGTCACAAGTTCCTCAAGCACATCGAACGCACCCGCCTGCTGGTCTTCATGGTGGATATATTCGGCTTCCAGCTGAGTCCCAGGCATCCGCATCGCGACTGTTTGGCCAATGTGTATGCGCTCAACAAAGAGTTGGAGCTCTACGATCCATCGCTGTTGGAGAAGCCCAGTGTCCTGCTGCTGAACAAAATGGACAAGGAGGGTGCCCATGAGATCTTCACCAAAGTTAAGCCGCTCGTCAGCGATTTGACCAGCGCACTTGAACAGTGTCCCGAGGAACTGCGTCCGAAACAGGTGCTCAAGTTCGACAGCATTGTCCCCATATCGGCCATGAACTCGTCGAAGATCACGCAGGTGAAATCGCAGCTTAGGAGGACCCTGGTGCGTCTGGCTGAGAAGCAGTTCCTGGCGGACGAGGATCAGGTCAAGGAGAAGCTAAGACAGCGCGTTGGGCTGGTGGGTCCCAAAATTACCTAG
- the LOC6614733 gene encoding tRNA-dihydrouridine(47) synthase [NAD(P)(+)]-like, with protein sequence MDSGICYMKPEYLVTEADGGSAAANTENSETNKRKREDGGEVEAGEKKKWDKKERKRGQNKNRPVFKDERYSHLCHSLIDGTGGEPCSLANCRYVHDLDAYLAAKGEDLGPECYVYTTKGYCARGVSCRFSKSHTNEQGRNLKREDYDEKAPPTTCNGVSSELQVRLRKHEYDFSRSKELIKMAEKLRDARKLKEQQEKEKNESEGTVSLTAGEKQPSETTDKIDAEEQTDSKRTGCAIDDSTTGRDADQKPAVDFREKLVLSPLTTLGNLPFRRICKEFGADITCGEMACAQPLLKGMGQEWALTKRHQSEDVFGVQLCGNNPNMINQAAQVIHETAQVDFIDLNIGCPIDLIYQQGGGSALMRRTNILELTVRSCAALSDRLPFTVKMRTGIYADKSVAHELLPLVEEWGASAVTLHGRSREQRYTKHANWAYIEECAAKAKRMPVIGNGDILSYEDYIERRTLAPHVSSVMIGRGALIKPWIFQEIKEKQAWSPSSGQRYEMLQKFCNYGLEHWGSDTKGVETTRRFLLEWQSFLYRYIPEALQTAPPQKINARPQKYRGRDEMETLMSSGNAADWVKLSESLLGRVPEGFTFVPKHKANAF encoded by the exons ATGGATTCCGGTATTTGCTACATGAAACCAGA ATACCTGGTAACTGAAGCCGATGGCGGCAGTGCTGCAGCTAACACCGAAAACAGCGagacaaacaaaagaaaacgtGAGGACGGTGGAGAAGTGGAAGCCGgtgaaaaaaagaaatgggATAAAAAGGAACGCAAACGTGGACAGAACAAG AACCGCCCGGTTTTCAAGGACGAGCGGTACTCGCATCTGTGCCACTCGCTGATCGATGGAACCGGTGGAGAACCTTGTTCCCTGGCCAACTGTCGCTACGTCCACGATCTGGACGCCTACTTGGCCGCCAAGGGAGAGGATTTGGGCCCTGAATGCTATGTGTACACCACCAAGGGCTACTGTGCCCGCGGTGTGAGTTGTCGCTTTTCAAAGTCCCACACTAATGAACAGGGCAGGAACCTCAAAAGGGAGGACTACGATGAAAAGGCTCCGCCAACCACATGCAATGGCGTCAGTTCAG AACTCCAAGTGCGTCTGCGAAAACATGAATATGACTTTAGCCGCAGCAAGGAGCTTATCAAAATGGCTGAAAAGCTGAGGGATGCGCGAAAGCTAAAGGAACAACAGGAGAAGGAAAAGAATGAGTCTGAAGGAACAGTCAGCCTAACTGCAGGAGAAAAACAACCTAGTGAAACCACCGATAAAATAGATGCAGAAGAACAGACAGATTCTAAGCGTACCGGTTGTGCAATTGATGACTCTACTACCGGCAGAGATGCTGACCAGAAGCCCGCCGTGGATTTCCGAGAGAAACTCGTGCTGTCGCCACTCACCACGTTGGGCAATTTGCCCTTCCGGCGAATCTGCAAGGAGTTCGGTGCAGACATCACCTGTGGCGAAATGGCCTGTGCTCAGCCTCTTCTAAAGGGTATGGGGCAGGAGTGGGCCCTGACCAAGCGACACCAGAGCGAGGACGTCTTTGGAGTCCAGCTATGCGGAAATAATCCCAACATGATCAACCAGGCGGCGCAGGTTATTCATGAGACGGCCCAGGTGGACTTCATTGATCTTAATATTGGCTGTCCGATAGATCTGATTTACCAGCAAGGCGGCGGCAGTGCGCTGATGCGACGAACCAATATCTTGGAGCTGACAGTGCGCAGCTGTGCAGCCCTGTCGGACCGCCTGCCCTTCACCGTGAAGATGCGCACAGGCATCTATGCAGACAAGAGCGTAGCGCACGAACTGCTTCCGCTGGTTGAAGAGTGGGGTGCCTCGGCGGTGACCCTGCACGGGCGATCCAGGGAGCAGCGCTACACTAAACACGCCAACTGGGCTTACATCGAGGAGTGTGCCGCCAAGGCAAAGCGCATGCCGGTGATCGGCAATGGCGACATACTCAGCTACGAGGATTACATTGAGCGAAGGACGCTGGCGCCCCACGTTAGCTCCGTTATGATTGGACGCGGCGCGTTAATAAAGCCCTGGATATTCCAAGAGATAAAGGAGAAACAGGCCTGGTCCCCATCGTCCGGGCAACGCTACGAGATGTTGCAAAAGTTCTGCAACTACGGACTGGAGCACTGGGGCTCCGACACCAAGGGCGTGGAGACCACTCGCCGATTCCTCCTCGAATGGCAGTCCTTCCTGTACCGATACATACCCGAGGCCTTGCAGACGGCGCCGCCGCAAAAGATCAACGCTCGACCGCAAAAGTACCGCGGACGCGACGAAATGGAGACCCTCATGAGTTCCGGCAACGCAGCTGACTGGGTGAAGCTTAGTGAATCGCTGCTGGGTCGGGTGCCAGAAGGCTTCACTTTTGTACCCAAGCACAAGGCGAATGCCTTTTAG
- the LOC6614734 gene encoding fructose-1,6-bisphosphatase 1 isoform X2 translates to MTQQGPAFDSNAMTLTRFVLQEQRKFKRATGDLSQLLNSIQTAIKATSSAVRKAGIAKLHGFAGDVNVQGEEVKKLDVLSNELFINMLKSSYTTCLMVSEENENVIEVEVEKQGKYIVCFDPLDGSSNIDCLVSIGSIFAIYRKKSDGPPTVEDALQPGNQLVAAGYALYGSATAIVLGLGSGVNGFTYDPAIGEFVLTDPNMRVPEKGKIYSINEGYAADWEEGVFNYIAAKKDPAKGKPYGARYVGSMVADVHRTIKYGGIFIYPATKSAPSGKLRLLYECVPMAYLMIQAGGLASDGKISILDIVPKKIHERSPIFLGSKSDVEEALSYIK, encoded by the exons ATGACCCAACAGGGACCAGCTTTCGACTCCAATGCGATGACGCTGACGCGTTTCGTGCTGCAGGAGCAGCGAAAGTTCAAGAGGGCCACTGGCGATCTCTCCCAGCTGCTCAACTCCATCCAGACCGCCATCAAGGCTACATCATCCGCGGTGCGGAAGGCCGGTATCGCCAAGCTCCATGGCTTCGCTGGCGACGTGAATGTCCAGGGCGAGGAGGTCAAGAAACTGGACGTGCTCTCCAACGAGCTGTTCATCAACATGCTGAAGTCATCCTATACCACATGTCTAATGGTTTCCGAGGAGAACGAGAATGTGATCGAGGTGGAAGTGGAGAAACAG GGCAAATACATCGTGTGCTTCGATCCCCTGGATGGTTCCTCCAACATAGACTGCCTGGTGTCGATCGGTTCGATCTTCGCTATTTACCGCAAGAAAAGCGATGGTCCGCCCACGGTGGAGGATGCACTGCAGCCCGGAAACCAGCTAGTGGCGGCCGGCTACGCTCTGTACGGCTCTGCGACAGCTATTGTCCTTGGCCTGGGCTCCGGAGTGAATGGCTTCACTTATGACCCGGCCATCGGAGAGTTCGTCCTGACCGATCCCAACATGCGGGTGCCGGAGAAGGGAAAGATATACTCGATCAACGAGGGATATGCAGCGGATTGGGAGGAGGGTGTCTTTAACTACATTGCGGCCAAGAAGGATCCCGCCAAGGGAAAGCCCTATGGAGCGCGCTACGTGGGTTCCATGGTCGCGGATGTGCACCGCACCATCAAATACGGCGGCATCTTCATCTATCCGGCTACAAAGTCCGCTCCCAGCGGAAAACTGCGTCTGCTGTACGAGTGTGTGCCCATGGCCTATCTGATGATTCAGGCTGGAGGCCTGGCCAGCGATGGAAAGATCAGCATTTTGGACATTGTGCCCAAGAAGATTCACGAGCGCAGTCCCATATTCCTAGGATCCAAGTCCGACGTGGAGGAGGCGCTCAGCTACATAAAGTGA
- the LOC6614734 gene encoding fructose-1,6-bisphosphatase 1 isoform X1 gives MAASSGDSKMTQQGPAFDSNAMTLTRFVLQEQRKFKRATGDLSQLLNSIQTAIKATSSAVRKAGIAKLHGFAGDVNVQGEEVKKLDVLSNELFINMLKSSYTTCLMVSEENENVIEVEVEKQGKYIVCFDPLDGSSNIDCLVSIGSIFAIYRKKSDGPPTVEDALQPGNQLVAAGYALYGSATAIVLGLGSGVNGFTYDPAIGEFVLTDPNMRVPEKGKIYSINEGYAADWEEGVFNYIAAKKDPAKGKPYGARYVGSMVADVHRTIKYGGIFIYPATKSAPSGKLRLLYECVPMAYLMIQAGGLASDGKISILDIVPKKIHERSPIFLGSKSDVEEALSYIK, from the exons ATGGCGGCCAGTAGCGGTGATT CCAAAATGACCCAACAGGGACCAGCTTTCGACTCCAATGCGATGACGCTGACGCGTTTCGTGCTGCAGGAGCAGCGAAAGTTCAAGAGGGCCACTGGCGATCTCTCCCAGCTGCTCAACTCCATCCAGACCGCCATCAAGGCTACATCATCCGCGGTGCGGAAGGCCGGTATCGCCAAGCTCCATGGCTTCGCTGGCGACGTGAATGTCCAGGGCGAGGAGGTCAAGAAACTGGACGTGCTCTCCAACGAGCTGTTCATCAACATGCTGAAGTCATCCTATACCACATGTCTAATGGTTTCCGAGGAGAACGAGAATGTGATCGAGGTGGAAGTGGAGAAACAG GGCAAATACATCGTGTGCTTCGATCCCCTGGATGGTTCCTCCAACATAGACTGCCTGGTGTCGATCGGTTCGATCTTCGCTATTTACCGCAAGAAAAGCGATGGTCCGCCCACGGTGGAGGATGCACTGCAGCCCGGAAACCAGCTAGTGGCGGCCGGCTACGCTCTGTACGGCTCTGCGACAGCTATTGTCCTTGGCCTGGGCTCCGGAGTGAATGGCTTCACTTATGACCCGGCCATCGGAGAGTTCGTCCTGACCGATCCCAACATGCGGGTGCCGGAGAAGGGAAAGATATACTCGATCAACGAGGGATATGCAGCGGATTGGGAGGAGGGTGTCTTTAACTACATTGCGGCCAAGAAGGATCCCGCCAAGGGAAAGCCCTATGGAGCGCGCTACGTGGGTTCCATGGTCGCGGATGTGCACCGCACCATCAAATACGGCGGCATCTTCATCTATCCGGCTACAAAGTCCGCTCCCAGCGGAAAACTGCGTCTGCTGTACGAGTGTGTGCCCATGGCCTATCTGATGATTCAGGCTGGAGGCCTGGCCAGCGATGGAAAGATCAGCATTTTGGACATTGTGCCCAAGAAGATTCACGAGCGCAGTCCCATATTCCTAGGATCCAAGTCCGACGTGGAGGAGGCGCTCAGCTACATAAAGTGA